In Bacillus sp. DX3.1, the following proteins share a genomic window:
- a CDS encoding aromatic acid exporter family protein, whose amino-acid sequence MKLGARILKTGIAITLALFACILLHLPSPVFAGISAIFAVQPSVYRSYLTALEQIQANVIGAVFAIAFAFAFGNNPFIIGLTCILVIALTLQLRLENTISIALVTVIAIMEYQGNDFFDFALLRFATIMTGIIAASLVNLVFMPPKYETKLYHRIVDNTEEIVKWIRMNSRQASDFTTLKTDIDRMKEKMIKLNHYYLLYKEERSYTKKVQFAKIRKLVLFRQMLATTSRALSLLKALHRTENELRYMPESFQESIQNELDSLTHYHEQVLLKFIGKAKKQQSIEMLDEIETGKQELIDIFMDYQNKDDEESYTIWLHLFPLISSIINYSEEVEHLDLLVDSFYTYHSPKDELRIEEKKEDE is encoded by the coding sequence ATGAAACTTGGTGCTCGCATTTTAAAAACCGGTATTGCCATTACATTAGCTTTATTTGCTTGTATCTTGCTCCACCTGCCGAGTCCAGTATTTGCGGGAATTTCAGCAATTTTTGCTGTACAGCCCTCTGTATACCGCTCATATTTGACAGCACTGGAACAAATTCAAGCGAATGTAATCGGTGCTGTATTCGCTATTGCTTTTGCATTTGCTTTTGGAAACAATCCTTTTATTATTGGATTAACTTGTATATTAGTTATTGCTCTCACACTACAATTACGTTTAGAGAACACAATATCAATTGCTTTAGTAACGGTCATTGCGATTATGGAATATCAAGGAAATGATTTCTTTGATTTCGCTTTACTCCGCTTCGCAACCATTATGACCGGAATTATTGCAGCTTCACTTGTAAACTTAGTCTTTATGCCACCGAAATACGAAACAAAGCTGTATCATCGCATTGTCGATAATACAGAAGAAATTGTGAAATGGATTCGTATGAACAGCAGGCAAGCTTCTGATTTTACAACGCTAAAAACAGATATCGATCGTATGAAAGAAAAAATGATTAAATTAAATCATTACTACTTACTTTATAAAGAAGAAAGAAGTTATACGAAGAAAGTGCAATTTGCAAAAATTCGTAAACTCGTCTTATTTAGACAAATGTTAGCTACAACAAGTCGTGCTTTAAGCCTGTTAAAGGCATTACATCGCACTGAAAACGAATTACGATATATGCCAGAATCATTTCAAGAATCCATTCAGAACGAACTTGATTCATTAACGCATTATCATGAACAAGTCTTATTAAAATTTATTGGTAAGGCGAAAAAACAACAATCTATTGAAATGCTTGATGAAATAGAGACTGGCAAACAAGAACTTATTGATATATTTATGGACTATCAAAACAAGGATGATGAAGAATCATATACCATATGGTTACACCTCTTTCCTCTTATTTCATCTATTATTAACTATAGTGAAGAAGTGGAACATTTAGATTTACTTGTAGATAGCTTTTATACCTACCACAGTCCAAAAGATGAACTACGAATTGAAGAAAAAAAAGAAGATGAATAA
- a CDS encoding glutamate synthase-related protein, with the protein MPNNTNKWTPSLFRNYANAEHDACGIVSVMEKKNVPTKENIDLCIQSLVKMNHRAGFINGEGDGIGVHIDLPKALWKKKLDNSGYNPAIVDHPHFIVGHFFLNKKGNPADLQSEIRTKLQNENFTIIFESEDVINSDALGPLGKQEEPVFWQVAILSETAKENMDQALFSLTIAIEENEAVHVASLSHDHVVYKVLGAGDTLVAYYDDLQHPLIASTMTLGHNRYSTNTLSNFFRVQPFSTLGHNGEINTIAKLRDQAEMIDVPLTAGGSDSQDLNRTLETLLVNYNYSLFEAMDVLFPPIISEIKLYEPHMQDLYTYIREAWGHFAQGPAGIISRYKDEAVFSVDSLGLRPVWKVETESSYIFSSEPGVVSPVEYVAEPKSLAPGEKVGLKWDDQGTLVLYEYESYQKEVYKRLKQRIDFTNYHFNLSTPAVDKLEDLSNLSQVETEQYVAFGWDREHIQLLEQMATKGVEPIRSLGHDAPLAALDTDRRNIADFIKESVAVVTNPAIDRDREVEHFSTRTVLGERPSLSGQTEPSFVTELLSPIVLEGELGQLATEDVETVTYEQLVRLFATHSTVYTLSVTFTASETLDNALNRISAEAVTAIKKGASLLLLDDAKAHQNEQLWIDPHLITAKVHQELTQNKVRRKCSIVIRSGALRSLHDIVTLYGLGADVINPYLMFATVNDGTTKPIVNLYTALNKGLEKVISTIGIHELRGYGRLFSSIGLHEEIAHALQITNFLGSDALAFSLDSLAEDAKARALDYNDPKVRMRKTFHIFPRVWKAIGDIAKGNAYDDYREKLAELEDKNPISIRHLLQIKKANQPVPTERVSIHVKKHNFPFIISSMSFGSQNEIAFRAYAEAANRLNMISLNGEGGEIKDMIGKYPHTRGQQIASGRFGVNAELLNSSNLIEIKIGQGAKPGEGGHLPGSKVTSKIAEARNATIGSDLISPSNNHDIYSIEDLAQIITEIKTANQHAQVAVKVPVVPNIGTIAVGIAKAGADFINISGFDGGTGAARIHALQHVGLPVEIGVKAAHNALLEADMRHNVEIWADGGIRSVNDVLKIILLGANRIGFGTLSMIAIGCTTCRGCHLDTCHVGIATQIESEAQAKEHGLRRFVPRQFELAVGGLLHLFTTFGTELKRLTGQLGYTNLQEIVGRSDLLEQIRGTQLLDLQNLLHMINQTPYDVTETNQQKHSAATSSFQSKELVGVGVEQRVMGGIESCYRVRSKLYENSVLEPITLKYTNGSVPGNGLGAYNSENLFIHVNGGAQDGIGKTAFGGGIYITKARGKDGAYYNGSVGKGFGYGAQKGALYVQGNADARAGIRLSGADMIIGGRITNPLREKEHGNLGVHANIKGFAFEYMTNGRAVVLGDPGPWICAGMTGGVVYLRHQPELGLTESALQKRIAKGANVTLRPLSKNGKSDVTELLLDYIRVLNEHEQYEEVAFLTPLLDDIPLHFYEVIPKKEQADPSISTE; encoded by the coding sequence ATGCCTAACAATACAAATAAATGGACACCGTCTTTATTTCGAAATTATGCAAACGCAGAACACGATGCTTGTGGAATCGTTTCCGTTATGGAGAAGAAAAATGTTCCAACAAAAGAAAACATCGACTTATGTATACAATCGCTTGTAAAAATGAATCATCGCGCTGGCTTTATTAATGGCGAAGGTGACGGCATTGGGGTTCATATCGATTTACCGAAAGCTCTTTGGAAAAAAAAGTTAGACAATAGCGGATATAATCCAGCGATTGTGGATCATCCCCACTTTATCGTTGGACATTTTTTTCTAAATAAAAAAGGCAATCCGGCTGATTTACAAAGTGAGATTCGTACAAAATTACAAAATGAAAACTTCACAATTATCTTCGAAAGCGAGGATGTTATAAATTCTGATGCTCTTGGCCCTCTTGGCAAACAAGAAGAGCCTGTATTTTGGCAAGTTGCTATCCTTTCAGAAACAGCAAAAGAAAATATGGATCAAGCACTATTTTCTTTAACCATTGCAATTGAAGAAAATGAAGCAGTCCATGTGGCTTCATTAAGCCATGATCATGTTGTTTACAAAGTTCTTGGAGCTGGCGATACACTTGTCGCATACTATGATGACTTACAACATCCTCTCATTGCATCAACAATGACACTTGGACATAATCGCTATTCAACAAACACATTATCTAACTTTTTTCGTGTGCAACCATTTAGCACCCTTGGACATAATGGCGAAATTAACACAATTGCCAAATTACGTGACCAAGCTGAAATGATTGATGTACCACTTACTGCTGGAGGCAGTGACTCTCAAGATTTAAACCGCACCTTAGAAACACTTCTCGTAAACTACAACTACAGCCTATTTGAAGCAATGGATGTATTATTTCCACCTATTATTAGTGAAATCAAATTATACGAACCACATATGCAAGACTTATATACGTATATCCGTGAGGCATGGGGACATTTTGCACAAGGACCAGCTGGCATCATTTCACGCTATAAAGATGAAGCGGTTTTTAGTGTAGATTCGCTCGGATTACGACCAGTTTGGAAAGTTGAAACCGAAAGCTCCTATATCTTTTCTTCTGAGCCGGGTGTTGTCTCACCAGTAGAATATGTAGCAGAACCAAAATCACTCGCTCCTGGAGAAAAAGTCGGATTGAAATGGGATGATCAAGGTACTCTTGTGCTGTATGAATATGAATCATATCAAAAAGAAGTATATAAACGTTTGAAACAGCGCATTGACTTTACAAACTATCATTTCAATTTATCTACACCAGCTGTAGATAAATTAGAAGATTTATCTAATCTTTCTCAAGTCGAAACAGAGCAATATGTAGCTTTTGGCTGGGACCGTGAACATATCCAGCTTCTTGAGCAAATGGCAACGAAAGGCGTAGAACCCATTCGTTCACTCGGACACGATGCCCCGCTCGCCGCACTTGATACCGACAGACGAAATATCGCTGATTTTATAAAAGAAAGCGTTGCTGTCGTTACAAATCCAGCAATTGACCGTGACCGAGAAGTTGAACACTTTTCTACACGTACAGTGCTAGGGGAACGTCCGAGTTTATCCGGTCAAACTGAACCATCCTTTGTCACTGAACTTCTATCTCCAATTGTCCTGGAAGGTGAACTAGGACAATTAGCAACTGAAGATGTAGAAACAGTAACATACGAACAACTCGTACGCCTATTTGCAACCCATAGCACTGTTTATACATTATCTGTTACCTTTACAGCATCAGAAACTTTAGATAATGCACTAAATCGGATTAGCGCAGAAGCAGTGACAGCTATTAAAAAAGGAGCCTCTCTTTTATTACTAGATGATGCAAAGGCACATCAAAATGAACAATTATGGATTGATCCACATTTAATTACAGCAAAAGTACATCAAGAACTAACGCAGAATAAAGTAAGACGGAAATGCTCCATTGTGATAAGATCAGGTGCCCTTCGTTCCTTACACGACATTGTTACACTATATGGTTTAGGTGCTGATGTTATTAATCCATACTTAATGTTTGCAACTGTAAATGACGGAACGACAAAGCCAATTGTTAACTTATACACTGCCTTAAATAAAGGACTAGAAAAGGTCATTTCAACGATTGGAATTCATGAATTGCGCGGCTACGGTCGTCTCTTCTCTTCTATTGGCTTACATGAGGAAATTGCACACGCATTACAAATCACGAACTTTTTAGGATCCGATGCATTAGCATTTTCACTCGATTCTCTAGCAGAAGACGCAAAAGCACGGGCACTTGATTATAATGATCCAAAGGTGAGAATGAGAAAGACGTTTCATATTTTCCCACGCGTTTGGAAAGCAATTGGTGATATCGCAAAAGGAAATGCTTACGATGATTACCGTGAAAAGCTGGCGGAATTAGAAGACAAAAATCCAATTTCAATTCGTCATCTTCTCCAAATAAAAAAGGCGAATCAACCTGTGCCAACTGAACGTGTTTCCATTCACGTAAAAAAACATAACTTTCCATTTATTATTAGTTCCATGTCATTCGGTTCCCAAAACGAAATTGCCTTCCGTGCTTATGCAGAAGCCGCGAATCGCCTTAATATGATTAGCTTAAACGGTGAGGGCGGAGAAATTAAAGATATGATTGGCAAATATCCGCATACACGCGGACAACAAATTGCATCAGGGCGCTTTGGTGTGAATGCAGAACTGTTAAACTCATCGAATTTAATTGAAATAAAAATTGGGCAAGGCGCAAAACCGGGTGAAGGTGGACATTTACCTGGATCAAAAGTAACTTCCAAAATTGCAGAAGCCCGAAATGCAACAATTGGTTCAGATTTAATCTCTCCTTCCAATAATCATGATATTTATTCAATTGAAGACTTAGCACAGATTATTACGGAAATTAAAACAGCTAACCAACACGCACAAGTTGCTGTTAAAGTTCCTGTCGTTCCGAATATTGGAACCATTGCTGTAGGGATTGCGAAAGCTGGTGCTGATTTTATTAATATTAGTGGATTCGATGGGGGAACAGGTGCTGCACGTATTCACGCCTTACAACACGTCGGTCTTCCAGTTGAAATTGGCGTAAAGGCTGCTCATAATGCTCTATTAGAGGCCGATATGAGACACAATGTAGAAATTTGGGCAGACGGCGGTATTCGTAGTGTAAATGATGTATTAAAAATTATACTTCTAGGTGCAAATCGTATTGGCTTTGGTACCCTTTCCATGATTGCAATTGGTTGTACAACATGTCGCGGCTGTCACTTAGATACATGTCACGTCGGGATTGCAACGCAAATTGAGTCAGAAGCACAAGCGAAAGAACACGGCCTGCGCCGCTTTGTTCCCCGCCAATTTGAACTTGCTGTAGGGGGATTATTGCATTTATTTACTACCTTTGGCACAGAACTCAAACGTTTAACAGGCCAACTTGGTTATACAAATTTACAAGAAATTGTCGGTCGTTCCGATTTGCTAGAACAAATACGCGGAACGCAGCTATTAGATTTACAAAATTTACTACACATGATCAATCAAACACCTTATGACGTAACAGAAACGAACCAGCAGAAACATAGTGCAGCAACCTCTTCATTCCAGTCAAAAGAACTAGTTGGAGTTGGTGTAGAGCAACGCGTTATGGGCGGTATTGAATCTTGCTACCGTGTCCGTAGTAAATTATACGAAAACAGTGTGCTTGAACCAATTACATTAAAATATACAAATGGTTCGGTTCCTGGAAACGGATTAGGTGCTTATAATAGCGAAAATTTATTTATTCACGTAAATGGTGGCGCACAAGATGGCATCGGAAAAACGGCGTTTGGCGGTGGGATTTATATTACAAAAGCAAGAGGGAAAGATGGCGCATATTATAACGGTTCTGTCGGAAAAGGATTTGGATACGGTGCTCAAAAAGGAGCATTATACGTACAAGGAAATGCGGATGCCCGCGCTGGCATCCGCCTATCTGGAGCCGATATGATTATTGGGGGTAGAATCACAAATCCACTTCGAGAAAAAGAGCACGGTAATCTTGGGGTTCATGCGAATATAAAAGGCTTTGCTTTTGAATATATGACAAATGGGCGCGCTGTTGTCCTTGGCGATCCTGGTCCTTGGATTTGTGCTGGTATGACGGGCGGTGTTGTCTACTTACGTCATCAACCAGAACTTGGCTTAACAGAATCCGCTTTACAAAAAAGAATTGCAAAAGGAGCGAATGTCACATTACGCCCACTTAGCAAAAACGGAAAATCAGACGTCACAGAATTATTATTAGACTATATTCGCGTATTAAATGAGCATGAACAATATGAGGAAGTTGCTTTCTTAACGCCATTGTTAGATGACATTCCGCTTCACTTTTATGAAGTCATTCCGAAAAAAGAACAAGCGGATCCATCCATTTCAACTGAATGA
- the hemL gene encoding glutamate-1-semialdehyde-2,1-aminomutase: MNFTKSEALHKEALEHIVGGVNSPSRSFKAVGGGSPVAMERGKGAYFWDVDGNKYIDYLAAYGPIITGHAHPHVTEAIKTAAENGVLYGTPTALEVKFAKMLKEAMPALDKVRFVNSGTESVMTTIRVARAYTGRTKIMKFAGCYHGHSDLVLVAAGSGPSTLGTPDSAGVPQSIAQEVITVPFNNVETLKEALDKWGHEVAAILVEPIVGNFGIVEPKPGFLEKVNELVHKAGALVIYDEVITAFRFMYGGAQDLLGVTPDLTALGKVIGGGLPIGAYGGKKEIMEQVAPLGPAYQAGTMAGNPASMAAGIACLEVLQQEGLYEKLDELGAMLEKGILEQAEKHNIDITINRLKGALTVYFTTDTIDDYDTAKNTDGEMFGKFFKLMLHEGINLAPSKYEAWFLTTEHTKEDIEYTIEAVGRAFAALANA, encoded by the coding sequence GTGAATTTCACAAAATCAGAAGCATTACATAAAGAAGCATTAGAACATATCGTTGGTGGTGTAAACAGTCCTTCTCGTTCTTTCAAAGCAGTTGGTGGCGGTTCACCTGTTGCAATGGAACGCGGGAAAGGTGCTTATTTCTGGGATGTAGATGGTAACAAATATATCGATTATTTAGCAGCATATGGCCCAATCATTACAGGGCATGCTCACCCTCATGTAACAGAAGCAATCAAAACAGCTGCTGAAAATGGTGTATTATACGGAACACCAACAGCACTAGAAGTAAAATTTGCAAAAATGTTAAAAGAGGCAATGCCTGCATTAGATAAAGTTCGTTTCGTGAACTCTGGTACTGAATCTGTTATGACAACAATTCGTGTGGCTCGTGCTTATACAGGTCGCACAAAAATTATGAAATTTGCTGGTTGCTACCATGGCCATTCTGACTTAGTACTTGTAGCAGCTGGTTCTGGTCCTTCTACACTTGGTACTCCAGATTCTGCTGGTGTACCGCAAAGCATCGCTCAAGAAGTAATTACAGTTCCATTTAATAATGTAGAAACATTAAAAGAAGCATTAGATAAATGGGGACATGAAGTAGCTGCCATTCTTGTAGAACCAATCGTTGGGAACTTCGGAATTGTAGAGCCGAAACCTGGCTTCCTTGAAAAAGTAAACGAACTTGTTCACAAGGCTGGCGCATTAGTCATTTATGATGAAGTGATTACAGCTTTCCGCTTTATGTATGGTGGTGCTCAAGACTTACTTGGTGTAACACCTGACTTAACAGCGCTTGGTAAAGTAATCGGCGGCGGTCTTCCAATCGGTGCATACGGTGGTAAGAAAGAAATTATGGAACAAGTTGCTCCGCTCGGACCTGCTTACCAAGCTGGTACAATGGCTGGAAACCCAGCTTCTATGGCAGCAGGTATTGCATGCTTAGAAGTACTGCAACAAGAAGGTTTATATGAAAAATTAGATGAGCTTGGCGCAATGCTTGAAAAAGGTATTCTAGAGCAAGCTGAAAAACATAACATCGACATTACAATAAATCGCCTAAAAGGTGCATTAACGGTCTACTTTACAACAGATACAATAGACGATTATGATACTGCAAAAAATACAGACGGTGAGATGTTTGGTAAGTTCTTCAAGCTTATGCTTCATGAAGGAATCAACTTAGCTCCATCTAAATACGAAGCATGGTTCTTAACAACAGAGCATACAAAAGAAGATATCGAATATACAATTGAAGCTGTTGGCAGAGCGTTTGCTGCCTTAGCAAACGCATAA
- a CDS encoding ATP-binding cassette domain-containing protein, with product MNSVIEVKGLRKEFTSYSSRSGLKGAFRDLLNRNYKIVPAVNDVSFTVKQGEMVGYIGENGAGKSTTIKMLTGILTPTSGQITVNGMNPHKQREEFVRTIGVVFGQRSQLWWDIAVQESFRLLKKVYGVSDRQYKEHMEHVIETLDIGPLLDKPVRKLSLGQRMRCELAAALIHNPPLLFLDEPTIGLDVLVKLKIREFLKEMNERYKTTILLTTHDITDIEALCERVIMLDEGNIMYDGSLEKLRSQWGTEKEIHFQFIAPVSYQQISMVMPDNNVAWSQGKEENTWIAKIPNEEVIISMLISKVVQAFQIKDLKINEVSTEEIIRNIYEEGMIHG from the coding sequence ATGAATTCGGTTATTGAGGTAAAAGGATTGCGTAAAGAGTTTACATCATACTCAAGCCGTTCAGGCTTAAAAGGAGCTTTTCGTGATTTATTAAATCGTAATTATAAAATTGTGCCAGCAGTAAATGATGTTTCGTTTACTGTGAAACAAGGTGAAATGGTTGGTTACATTGGTGAAAATGGTGCTGGTAAATCGACTACGATCAAAATGTTAACTGGGATTTTAACACCAACGTCCGGTCAGATTACAGTAAATGGTATGAATCCGCATAAACAACGAGAAGAATTTGTAAGAACAATTGGTGTTGTATTTGGTCAGCGTTCACAGCTTTGGTGGGATATTGCGGTACAAGAGTCATTTCGTTTATTAAAGAAAGTATACGGTGTATCGGATAGGCAGTATAAAGAACATATGGAGCATGTCATCGAAACGCTAGATATTGGTCCCTTGTTAGATAAACCAGTGCGTAAATTATCGCTCGGCCAACGGATGCGTTGTGAATTAGCAGCGGCATTAATTCATAATCCACCGTTACTGTTTTTAGATGAACCAACAATTGGACTAGATGTCCTTGTAAAATTGAAAATCCGTGAATTTCTAAAAGAAATGAATGAGCGTTATAAAACAACAATTTTATTAACGACACATGATATTACAGATATTGAAGCGTTATGTGAGCGCGTCATTATGCTGGATGAAGGAAATATTATGTATGATGGCTCATTAGAAAAACTTCGTTCACAGTGGGGAACAGAAAAAGAAATACATTTTCAATTTATAGCACCAGTCTCCTATCAGCAGATATCAATGGTGATGCCGGATAATAACGTAGCTTGGTCACAGGGGAAAGAAGAGAATACATGGATTGCGAAAATCCCGAACGAAGAAGTTATCATTTCAATGCTTATTTCAAAAGTAGTCCAAGCTTTTCAAATTAAAGACTTAAAAATTAACGAAGTATCAACAGAAGAAATTATTCGCAACATTTATGAAGAGGGTATGATTCATGGGTAA
- a CDS encoding ABC-2 family transporter protein — protein sequence MGKYIEMIRIRFLMMLAYRTNYYSGILIYTINIGAYYFLWQAIYSGKENIESLSISQMTTYIAIAWMARAFYFNNIDREIAMEIQEGRVAVELIRPYNYLGMKVMQGLGEGIFRFAFFSIPGMVIVTLLFSLQITTNFQTWLYFFLSLVFSFIINTQINLMTGMLTFFLFNNSGIMYAKRVVIDLFSGLLLPISFYPLWAQKAMVFLPFQAISYIPSMIFSEGIQGSALYQALLFQMIWSVVLIIPIVLMWKTARKRLIVQGG from the coding sequence ATGGGTAAGTACATCGAAATGATTCGTATTCGGTTTTTAATGATGCTTGCCTACCGAACGAATTATTACAGCGGAATCTTAATTTATACAATTAACATCGGAGCTTATTATTTTCTATGGCAAGCAATTTATAGCGGAAAAGAGAATATTGAAAGCTTATCGATTTCTCAAATGACAACATATATTGCAATTGCATGGATGGCTCGTGCTTTTTATTTTAATAATATCGACAGAGAAATTGCGATGGAAATTCAGGAGGGACGTGTAGCGGTTGAATTAATCCGTCCATACAACTACTTAGGAATGAAAGTAATGCAAGGACTTGGAGAAGGGATATTTCGCTTCGCCTTCTTTTCTATTCCAGGTATGGTTATCGTTACGCTTCTATTTTCATTACAAATTACAACAAACTTTCAAACATGGCTTTATTTTTTCCTATCGTTAGTCTTTAGTTTTATCATTAATACACAAATTAATTTAATGACGGGGATGCTTACATTTTTCTTATTTAACAATAGTGGAATTATGTATGCAAAGCGCGTTGTCATTGATTTATTTTCAGGATTATTGTTACCGATTAGTTTCTATCCTCTATGGGCACAAAAAGCAATGGTGTTCTTGCCGTTTCAAGCAATCAGCTACATTCCAAGTATGATTTTCTCAGAAGGGATACAAGGGAGTGCATTGTATCAGGCTTTATTATTTCAAATGATTTGGTCAGTAGTCCTTATTATTCCAATTGTACTTATGTGGAAAACAGCAAGAAAACGATTGATTGTACAAGGGGGATAA
- a CDS encoding ABC-2 family transporter protein encodes MLYIKLFLQYASQYIKTKLEYRGDFIIGLLSDLLLQAVNLIFILVVFGHTQALKGWSREEVIFIYGFFLVPFAIFSAFFNIWDFNDRYIIKGEMDRVLTRPIHSLFQIILERMELESLIGAVTGIVVMGYAAVQLQLSFYWYDFFLFILMVAGGALVYGGIFITLASIGFWSDAKSSIMPLMYNIGNYGRYPVNIYNRVIRFILTFVLPFAFVGVYPAAYFLRKTEWNSYAFATPVVGVICFTIALTLWNVGVKKYRGAGN; translated from the coding sequence ATGTTATATATAAAGCTGTTTTTACAGTATGCAAGCCAATATATAAAAACAAAATTAGAATATCGCGGCGATTTTATCATCGGGTTATTATCTGATTTACTGCTACAAGCTGTAAACTTAATTTTTATTCTTGTTGTTTTTGGGCATACACAAGCATTGAAAGGTTGGAGTAGAGAAGAGGTTATTTTTATATATGGCTTTTTCTTAGTTCCGTTTGCTATTTTCTCTGCGTTCTTTAATATATGGGATTTTAATGATCGTTACATTATTAAAGGAGAGATGGATCGCGTTTTAACGAGACCGATTCATAGTCTGTTTCAAATTATATTAGAGCGTATGGAACTGGAATCTTTAATTGGTGCAGTGACAGGGATCGTTGTAATGGGATATGCAGCGGTGCAATTACAGTTATCCTTTTATTGGTACGATTTCTTTCTATTCATATTGATGGTAGCTGGCGGGGCACTTGTATATGGAGGAATCTTTATAACACTCGCAAGTATTGGTTTTTGGTCAGATGCGAAAAGTTCCATTATGCCACTCATGTACAACATTGGGAATTACGGGCGTTATCCAGTAAATATTTATAATCGTGTCATTCGCTTTATTTTAACATTTGTATTACCGTTTGCCTTTGTTGGTGTATATCCTGCTGCTTATTTTCTTAGAAAAACAGAATGGAACAGTTATGCATTTGCGACACCAGTCGTTGGTGTGATTTGTTTTACGATTGCATTAACGCTTTGGAATGTAGGCGTGAAAAAGTACCGCGGTGCGGGGAATTAA
- a CDS encoding potassium channel family protein: MLWGLILLIAAIAVLRSIQLLWNSAVESKRFFSFYNLASLFLIYTTVLIAFGLSYVVLEETGLVVLREDGEELTVRSFHLVEVCLYFSAVTLLSVGYGDVTPIGIGRWIAIVEALIGYTLPFAFVVRTVMENEK; the protein is encoded by the coding sequence ATGTTGTGGGGACTTATTTTATTAATTGCAGCGATTGCTGTTTTAAGAAGCATTCAATTGTTATGGAACTCAGCTGTGGAATCAAAGCGTTTCTTTTCATTCTATAATTTAGCTTCGCTATTTCTTATTTATACAACGGTACTTATTGCATTTGGATTAAGTTATGTTGTGTTAGAAGAAACGGGTTTAGTTGTGTTAAGAGAAGATGGAGAAGAGCTAACGGTTCGTTCTTTTCATCTTGTAGAAGTATGCCTATACTTTAGTGCAGTAACATTATTATCAGTTGGATATGGAGATGTAACCCCGATTGGAATTGGGCGCTGGATTGCAATTGTTGAAGCATTGATTGGATATACATTACCGTTTGCTTTTGTGGTTCGAACGGTAATGGAAAATGAAAAATAA
- the bcp gene encoding thioredoxin-dependent thiol peroxidase — MVAVGEMAPDFTLEGSNGEQIKLSDFHGKHVVLYFYPKDMTPGCTTEACDFRDAYGLFQEKDTVIFGISPDLVNRHLKFIEKHDLPFVLLVDEDHKVAELYDVWKLKKNFGKEYMGIERSTFLINKDGELVKEWRKVKVKGHVEEILSYIK; from the coding sequence ATGGTCGCAGTAGGAGAAATGGCACCAGATTTTACACTAGAAGGAAGTAATGGAGAGCAAATCAAATTGTCCGATTTTCACGGCAAACATGTTGTATTGTATTTTTATCCGAAAGATATGACACCAGGATGTACGACAGAAGCATGTGATTTTCGTGACGCGTACGGGTTGTTCCAAGAGAAAGATACGGTTATTTTTGGGATAAGTCCAGACCTAGTAAATAGACATTTAAAATTTATTGAAAAGCACGATTTACCATTTGTACTTTTAGTGGATGAAGATCATAAAGTGGCAGAACTATATGATGTTTGGAAACTAAAGAAAAACTTTGGAAAAGAGTATATGGGAATCGAGCGCTCTACATTCCTTATTAATAAAGACGGCGAGCTTGTAAAAGAGTGGCGTAAAGTGAAGGTAAAAGGTCATGTAGAGGAAATTCTTTCTTATATAAAATAA
- the perR gene encoding peroxide-responsive transcriptional repressor PerR: MVKEELKEALEMLKNTGVRITPQRHAILEYLVESMTHPTADEIYKALEGKFPNMSVATVYNNLRVFKEVELVKELTYGDASSRFDYVTSQHYHVICEDCGKIVDFPYVGLEKIEDEAAKTTGFVINSHRLEIYGVCPECHKA; the protein is encoded by the coding sequence GTGGTCAAAGAAGAATTAAAAGAAGCGCTAGAAATGCTGAAAAATACGGGTGTACGTATAACTCCACAGCGTCATGCTATTTTAGAGTACCTTGTGGAATCTATGACGCACCCAACAGCGGATGAAATTTATAAAGCGTTAGAAGGTAAGTTTCCAAATATGAGCGTTGCGACTGTCTATAATAACCTACGTGTATTTAAAGAAGTCGAGCTTGTAAAGGAATTAACTTACGGAGACGCTTCAAGTAGATTTGATTATGTTACAAGTCAACATTACCATGTGATTTGTGAAGACTGTGGTAAGATTGTTGATTTTCCTTATGTAGGTTTGGAAAAAATTGAAGATGAAGCTGCGAAAACAACGGGCTTTGTTATTAATAGTCATCGTTTAGAGATTTATGGTGTATGTCCAGAATGTCATAAGGCGTAA